GCTGCGATTGGTTTTCCCAAACTGATGGTGGTGGTTCTTTATCATATCAGGGAGAGGGAAATTTTGGGTCTGGGTGTTGGGGGAAGGGAATTGGAGGTGGGATCTGGAATCAGACATGAAGATGGAAGATTATGATTGAgatttgttttaaaaattaaagaagtAAGAAGAAATAAATGAGTTTTTTGAAAAGGGTATTTGAAGGTGTTGAGGAGAGAATCGATGGTGGTGGATGAAGGTTGTTCTTGAGGATGAAAAATGATGGATGAtgttgaagatttttttttgggtttggttgttttttaggttgaagatgaagatgctgAAGATAAGGTGAAGAGGAGgattagtaattaataattttttattttttaatcttaattaaatttaattaggattttttattttttaattaattattttaattaaatttaattatctgTCAGGGATTAAATTGATAACGtcggggactaaattgaaatCTACGTGGCATATAACGTGACACATTGACACTTTCCGTCTCAGGGACTAACGACTAAACTTagatagggactactatgaccgacgtcaACACTTTCAGGGATTTTTTGAACCATTAATGATTTAAAGGGACTATTATGAACGACACTGACTTTCTCAGGGACGAAAATGACGATTCACTCAAAATTTGTTGACGAACCCCGACTGGTAGCAAGGTCGCCAAAAACTCCAAGTCCCACCTCTCTTGGCTCTAAACATTTGCAACAGAGATTCACGTCCTAGATTACAAAATTAACTCTCTTACAAAGAGGCTCCCTATTCATCCATGGGTCATACCAAGAAGAAGACTCCCCATTCCTAAGCTTGAATTGAAAGCCCCTCCCTGAGATAAGTTTTAATTTTCTGAACCAAATTCACACTGGAGATCTCAAACTAGACAATCCATCGTCAAAGGAAATCTTGTTTTCCCACATATGCATCTCTCACCATATAACTCATGAGTCCATGacttatctttcttcattgagaTATTCTACACTTGTTTCTCAACAAACTGACATTCTACCCTTTAGTCTTCCTCAACCCCATGCCACCCAATTTCTTAGAGCAAGCAACCTTATCCCAATGAAAACGATGAAGGTCTTTCCCTCACAACCTTTCCACACAAAGCTCCTCATGATCGCATATGCCTCATCACACACAAGCCATCCTTCTATATCATATTAACAATTGAAAAATACAATTGAAAAAtggttgaaagaaaaaaaaaactatttaacGTTTAATCTGACAGAAAGACTTATATGTCAATACCCATAAAAAATGGCTGACGAATTAGAAGAACTAAACCTCTCTATAAGCAGAACAAACTCTAATATAAATGATATAGCTTGAAAAAGATTTCtactattaatatttaatattcaaTAATGAATTAAAATGAGGATAACTGACATATCTGCAGAAATCATTCACTTTCTTAGAATTTTCCAAACTATGAATTATAAAggtatttttaaaaacaaaataaaaaatttatgtaAGTAATTTTTGTTAATTGATACAAATACATTTCTCTAATTTTCATTGTTTCCCATTtttcacccaaaaaaaaaagaagtgaaAAGTGGGGGTGATGAGAACAGTAATCAACTAATCATACTAACCACTCCTTGTACTGAAATCTAATGTTGTGAACCTCTCTCTGTTTGTGCagcagaattccaaattgtggTGAATCTTTTGGTAACGCAGAGACAGAGACAGAGACAGAGTGGCGGGGGAAATAAGAACACTATCACTACcaaaccttttcttttgttcaATTCTCATTGCCAACAATGCAAGCAAGCATCATGCTTTGAGATTTACGCAacatcttcatcaccatcatcattcCATCTTGTCATGTTGCGCTTCTCAACAGTTTCGCGTACTTCTCTTCTCAGATCGGACTCACGCTGACCACAACAACAGGTAACTGATCTGATTCAATCTCATgttttcatcaattttttttgcttCCCCCAGAAGTTGATAATTGGGATTTCAGAGGTTATAAGCCTCTGTGAATGGTGGGTGATTGTCAAGTTTTGATTTTGGTGACTTCTGTTATGTGGGTATTTTTGGCCCTGACAGGGTATTGCTGGGTGTTTATTTGGGTTTGAATTTTCTTTGCTGTGAGCTTTGAAATTTGTTACAGAATTGGAAATGGATTTGCTCATAGTAGGCATGTCAAATGTGTGGACTTTGATtacttaattttgtttttctttgatTCTGATGTGGGATTTGCTTATTGAAGAATTGGATTTGCTCCTATTATACTGCATGCCAAATTTATAAGCTTTTCACTAGGGGTGTTGGATTTTGCATGTATAATGTAGGGGGTTATCCTTGGTATCCCAGTACCCATATTTCCATGAGTTCTTGGATTTGGACTCTCCATTTAAAAGTCCGAAATCGATTGCGCTAATGAATTAGGAGTTTCTGGTTAGATAATAATGATGATTCTATAATTTTATGACAAGTGGAAATAGTGTTGGGGTGAGACCCTAGTGCACATGCTGCATGAGCAAAAGCTAAAGCTACCACCTTGGCAGTAGAGAAAAGCCATTGCAATGTTCCTGGTATAAGTTAGCGGTAGAAGCTTAAACACAGCAAATCATGGTGCGATGTAAATGGATATTTCATGCCTGCCTTGTACATCCTGGCAATGACCTAGGTACTAATGAGCTATTAACAAGAAATTATCAAACGTTTGCAGCAAATTCAGAACAATTTAGACTGAACACTGGAGAGTTAAGATTCTTTCCTGTGGAAAACTTTAGCAATGAATTTTCATTATCAAGTCCAAATATCCAATACAACATTGGATGCTTGTAGCTAGTTATGAATCTGGATTATGTAGAAAGTGCGAAATCCATCAGTGGTGTGGAAAATGTGAAGTCATAggccttttttttatttattaataatttaatatgaCTTTTATTGGAGCATTGGCTCAATCATTGGAGTTGTTGCCATGTAACCTGAAAGTTTTGGGTTTGAGTAGTAAGGCTGCCTACCTGAAAGTGTGAAATCCACTGGTGGCGAAGAAAATGTAAGTCCTAGGCCTTATCTTTTTTCCCTTATATTTGTTAAATAATGTCATTTATTGGAACACTGGCAGTTTGGCGCAATTGTTGGAGTTGCTGCCATGTAACCTGAAGGTCACAGGTTTAAGACTATGAGTAGTGGTAAGGCTGCCTTTTATAGACCCATACAATGGGTACAAGTACAACTCTTCCCTATACCCCAAACATATTGGGGAGCTTTATAAAACTAAGCTGACCTTCAACATTGATGTTTATGATTCTATTGAAAATAATCATTTACGCTTGAGAGTTCAAGCCATCTTTAATGGGCataaattcatttttatttctgTTTAGCTGCCCCTCGCCCCTGTTTTATCCCCGAAATTTCACTATGCCTAACTTATATTCTTACGCACTCTTTTTGACCAAGTATATCAATTTTATTCTGTAGAAGAAGATCTAAAGGTCCTATAATACAGTAGAGCCGATACAATGAAGAATATGATTCCACCCATTCAGAGTAGCATGCCTTCTCCTACTTTTCTCTGGAGGTTCAAGGTCTGTTATTATATCTTGCATATGTTCAGTACTAGACTCTTCTCTTTTTAGGGGGATTTATGTGTATAATTTAAAGAGGGTCTGGATggcttttttcttcttttaatgtTTCCTGGGTTTTAAAAGAGTCCATTATAATGTTATAttgataccatgtcatgaactactatcccaaaagcttaagctgttaggtgaaaacacatgaatgattttatatatatttctaaGAGTATCAAGTATGTGCCTATTTAGTTATATTTCTATCATAATTGGATGTTTGTCTTTGATTTATCTGTTATTTTATAAAACCTAGTGTTTATGAACCTCTGCCTATTATTATGTTTTTTCCAGGTGACACTCTTTCTGATATGGGGCTGTACTTGCTGCAAGGTCAAAGCCTGTCCTTTCTCTATTATAACATTTATGATTTTCCAGGGGTAGCAATGAATGTCACTTGATAAATCGCTTATAATTTCTTTACCTATTTCCACACGTAATACTCACCTTTCCTTCTCTTAATCAGATTGGTTGGGATTCTGTCATGAGAATGGATGCAAATCTGCGAGATCTGTTTTTGTATGAGGCATTTTTGTATtacaaccctcttcttcttatGGTGCGTTAGGGGTTATTTCTTCTGTTTATGTCATACATTGAAGACAATTTTTGTGAAACCTTGCCTGATGGTTTGTTGATACCGTTTACAGACTATGATGGTCTGGCTTTGGGGAGTGAATTTGTGGGTATTTCTACAATCCAATGTAAGCTATACCAAGATTTTCGATCTTGATCAAAATCACCTTACTCATAACGAGATATGGAAGGTAGTCAACTTCTTTGCCTTCCTCTTTCAGAAAACTAATTTCAATACCAAGTGGAAAGTTGTTTGTTGCTTTTCTTGATTCTCGATTTTGACTATTAATATTTCAACCATGAAGTTGTGGTGCGTATCTAGTTGTTTGAAACATACCGATAATCAAATTAATAAATGCCCatgtactaaaaaaaaattatgcctTTGTATGGGTTGTCAACAGCcgagaaaattttaaaactaagAATTTGTAAAGGGACAGTTGGCGGTTAGCCAAAGTTAGAGGGGGCGTCGTGTCCAGGCTTACACTTGAATATGGACTAAATGGCAGTGATTGTCTGCATTACAAATCAAGAATATTCAATCAACATTGTAATCACACTATAATTATCCATCAACATACCTAAAACATATCAGCAATCAACTATCTGCCACATCAACATTTCTCATGTACATCTTGGTAACATTTGGATGGAAAAGCCTCCCGCAAATACCTTTTAGTAATGACATCTGCAAGTTATCTTCTTATTTTACTGAGGATGTGCAATGTATTCTTCAGTTTCTCTATGATAAATGCATGTTAATCTATATTTGCTTCATTCTATGACGTTACACAGATTGTAAGATAGAGATGTAGTCTAAACGCCAATCCTTGTTCTTACATCAACTTCAAACTTTTTTATTTGACAGAGCGTCTAGAGGTTGTGTCAATAGCATGGTTTGATGATGCTACTACTATAAACTCATTATGTATGTTTATATATTAACTTCAACTAGTGTGTTATTTTCAGTGTAGCACTTGGATGACAATCATTGTCCCTACTAGCATGACTGCTTATCTCTATCTCTATTCCCATGGGGAAGTAAAGTTGGCTGCATCTCAACCAGTTTAGTATCTACTCTGTTCTTTCCTTCTAGCTTTCTTTAACCAGTTGAATTTGACTTCTTCCTTAAACTTGACAATCATTGAATTGTTTTTTGTAtacattttgtttttttgattacatgatatgtgatgtaattttctttctttgtattGTTGCTTGGGACTTCTTAGTTATGCTTTCATGTAGATGCTGatgtcttaattttttttcataaaataattcTTCCTGTGTGCCAGCAAATGACTTGCTTCCTGTGATCGTTCCTATAATAATCTTTTTGTCTACCTATATTCTGATAATCTAATATACATATTGCAGGTACTTCTCTACATTTGTGTCTCAGTAATCTTGATCTTTCCCTTTGATATTTTCTATTTGTCCTCTCGGTACTTCTTTTTGAGGACATTATTGCGGATAGCTTTCCCTTTGCAGGCAAGCTTCTTGACTATCATGCCAGATATGGACTTTTGAGTTTATCTGGATTTGGTTCCTTTTGTAAAGCACCTGAAACATCCAATAAGTTATTTTAGTTTGTTGATGTGAAGCTACTAATCTATTGCTAATAGTTTGGTTCAAAGGTTTTGAATAGTTTCTATGAGTTTGTTAGTTATTTTCTCATCAATGATAAAGCTTATCATTTGCCTCACAAATAACAGTTCTTTTCTTCATGCAGCCAATTACATTCCCTGACTTTTTTGTGGCTGATATTTTAACCTCCATGGCAAAGGTACTACATAGCCTAATAGTACATTTCTTGGTGCAATTTTCTATATACTTCATAAATGTGAATATCTAAGTGCTTAGAAATTTGTATATTTAGATTGTCACCTTACTACTGCTTTTGATGGTCTTTTTTGGGGGAAAACCCTCGTTGTTGTGAtctttcttgatttttttgtcTTAATAATCAATTCCTGCTTCCTATTAGAGCAGCCAAAGGAGGAAATTAGTGAGGAAGTTAGTAGTTAGTTTAAAATGGCTTGAAAGGAAGTTATGATAGCTCAGGTGGTTAGTATGTTAGTTAATGAGGTGTAATAATAGTATGCTATCAGAAGTATGATAAGATGTATGCACCCTAGCTAATTGCTGTATAAGTACCAGTTCCATTGTATACTCAAATCTGTTCAGTAAGAATATCAATTCTCTTCTCTTCATTTGTTCTTTCAATGTTGATGAGTTTTGTTCTCTGGTATTTCTAGTTATGGCTCCTAACTGTTCATTGCATACAGGTTTTTTCAGATTTGGAGCGTTCCGTTTGTAGAATGGTAAACAGACAGGTATTGCTTAAATCAAAGATATcaaaatttctttctttttattgcTAGTAACTTGTCAACATACCTAAAATGTACTCGTATGTTTGCAGAATTTTATTAGTTAAACACAGATCATTTGATCATTTTTAAACATTTAAGTAAAAACTTTATACAGCTATTTTGTatttgcactttttttttcattgttcttTCTTTACGTTTATTTTCTACTACTTTGCATTTAGAACTCTGACGTAGTTGGTGCTAAGCTGGGCAATACATGGTTGTTTCATCAAAACTATTTTTACTGTACTACGTCATCTTTTGCCTGCGTAGATTTATGTAGTTCCTTCCATATTTTTTCTATGGGGACATGAACGAAATATTTATCTTTTTATGATATGCAGGTTGCCACAATTGCTTGGCTTGAAGCTGACTCTGTTTGTGGTAGTCACTCAGTTGCGATACCAATGGTTCTTGTTCTTCCTTATATATGGCGTTTATTGCAATGTCTTCGTCAATACAAAGACACCAGAGAAAAAAATTGTCTCTTCAATGGTAATTGCCTTCGCTCTCCTAAAATTTTGGGATGGAAATAGGTTGGGTTACTCATCAGAGTCTATAACTTAGCCTACATTAGGCCTAGACCAGGCTACAAAACTCTTCAAAACTCTATTTACCAAAATAATGTCAGTGTTTGGGTCATCTAAAAAGCTTATTAGGCCTATCAGGTCGTcctattaattaaaattataatatttttatactgTTATTATCATTATATCAGATTTTTATTAAAATGTAttgaaattatatatttattggtCAATGTAAAGATTTAATCAGGTTGACCTACTCAAAGATCTAAGTCTAAACGCCTGTTAGAAGTAGAGATGCAACCTATTTATAGATAGATTTTATTGTCTGTTTAAATATCTTATTAAAATATAGGTTTTCGAACATACTTTCGGTTACACTAGACTTTTAAAATGTTCAGGCCAggcctttagaatgacctacaTTAGGCATAGGTTAATAAGTTAGACTTAAGACCTTAAGTTTGAGAAGTAGGTCATTTTAGACCTTGAGAACTGCAGCCGAGTTTTGCCTATTTCCACTCCTACTTAAATTTTGTGACATGTCCTGGTTGAGTAGTTGTTGTCCACTTGGTTATTGAACAAATTGTAACTATGCTTGGTTATATGCTCTATAATGACTTAAAGCTTTTTTATCAAAGCTGGAGTTAGGCTTTCCCTAGCTTCTAAATCCTATATCTCTTTTGTGGACGATTAGTTCATTGTGTTCATTTTGATAAATCTTAGTTCCTATTTGATTTATTGCTTTAAATCTATCCACTTGGTTCTTAAGGGTGGAACCAGAAAAAATAGGTATGGGGCGAAAATTTAACACATTAAGCAAAGTTAAAAATGACTAACCGGAAAATACAGTATGAAAATTTTAAGGGGGCGAATACAACATTTGTATAtcatgaagattttttttttcgaccGCCCCATTTGGGAACCAAGTGGTTCTGTCCCTGTTGGTTCTTGATAATTGATATGTTCTTATACAGTTCTGAGTTCTGTTCTGTCATTTTTGCTGGCTGTCATATGGCTTGAGGCAATATTCTTTTGCCTGCAGAACTAGCGTATTTTTCTGAGTCAGCCAGCTAACTCATACATATCAACTGCGAACTTGTTAATGCATAGGGGCTTACAATCAAATACCAATCCTGCATACTAGTTACAGTTAGGGACCAAGTAACCACTGAAGCATATTCTAGATTGGTCCTCAAGGACTTGTTTGGCATGCTGTATTAGATTTGATATTTAAGTTTACAGAGTAGATGACGACTTAGTTGTTTGGTGCAAATGCATATTCATTCATCTATTTTAAGTAATAattgatttgaattttttaaatgcatatcaatttaaaattattaaatttttataatatCCATATACAGATCCGATCCTTTTTCCTTCCTCTTTTAATTGAATATACATAGTTGCTATGAGTTTTTATTTGGATTTATGGATTTTCTCTCCAAAGATATGTATAACACAACAAATTTGTGTAAAtaacatatattttaaataaaattcattttgtaAAATTTATCAAATTTTATACAACCATGCCCTGTGTATCACTACTACCATGAGTACTATCAGAAATTATCTTATCATGTGTATCAAACAGGCCTTGTGTAAGTTTTCCTTTAAGATGCTCAAAACTACTTGTGCATTGATGTCTATTGTTGCAAGCACTCCATAACATCTAAGGATGTGTttgtgagttgagttttggagtgGAGGGAAGGGAAGGGGGAGGTTTATGAGAAGCCTTCCCCATGTTTGGGAAATTTTAAAAGGGGGGAGGGGGAGGGTTAGGAGTATTTCTAAAAACCCTCCAAGACCCCTCAAAAACCCTCTTGTAGTTATATTTTGTAGTTTCCTCCAAATTGGGGGGTTTTGGGGGAATCTGGAACTTCTAAACAATGGAAGGGCTTACCCTCCTTCCCCTCTCCTACTCTCTCCTAAAAACTCCCAAACAAATCCTAAGGCACCTTagccttttatttttcttttttcttttcttatttaaaCTAATGGTTTTGATAATTACTCCTAGTGTTCTAACTCTACTTGCTCTTGTTTTCCAGCTTTAAAATATTCGACTGCAGTCCCCGTAATTTTTCTTTCAGCCCTTAAATATCATGTCTTCCCTGAGAAATGGACAACGCTTTATCGGCCACTGTGGCTTCTTTCAAGTGTCATTAATTCACTCTATTCATTTTACTGGGATATTACAAGAGATTGGGATTTAAGGTACCGCACCTATCATCTTTCCCTTTCAGGTTTATTGTAGCATACCTTCCCATTTGCATAGATACAAGTAACGATTACATCTATAAAATGAGTGAGTAGTCACTTAGCTCCTTAAAGATATAGGGTCAATCAGTTTTGTCCCCCTACTAAGAAAATAGGCAAAATGGTCCCGAAATATGAAAACATTTCCTATATAGGCCTTCCCGAGACTAAAGTGGATCACCTTTTTAATCTTTCAAGGATTACATTGATCCTTATTTCCATCTTTTAAGGACTAAATTAACTGTTTTCCATCTTTCAGGAATTATTCTCTATTTCCGTCTTCCATGCACTAAGTTGACCGACCCCTTATCCTTTGAAGAGCAAAGTGACTATTCTCTCCTAAAAATTTGATAAGTTTAAATCTTAtgacaaaaaaataaagaaacaacTTGACATGCACATGGGTTGAGATGCTAGTTTTGTGGTACACTTGACTTTACTTTAAATGATGAGTATTCACCCTGATTTTGCTTCTTACAGTGGCTTTTCCCGCATATTCAAGTTCAACAAACCAAGTCTAGTTTCCAACCTGTTTCATGGACGACAATGGGTAAGAAGCTGATGCATCTTATTGCAACATAAACATATTCCCTTTGATTTGACAAATCTAACTTCTGAGTTTCAGATATACTTTTGGGCAATCGGAAGCAACTTTATTCTGCGCTGTTCATGGACGTACAAATTATCTGCGCATCTCCGTCATAACTACCTGACAGTGTTCGCGATCACTCTAATGGAGATGCTACGGCGCttccagtgggttttttttAGAGTTGAAAATGAGTGGAACAAGATTACCCGGTCCGGTGTTCAACTCACAGAAATTCCAAGAGAGGAGGAGAAATTGCTAGGGTCCAACAATCATGATGTATAGAGATTACTCAGCCAACAAAATTTTGCCAATGTCTTCGTATTAGCATCAGgtctaattcattttttttggcTAATATTGCTTCTAATCCCAAAAGCATTTTTCTTAATGTGTTCCTGGCCCACCAATATGAGAGAGTTTTCATGCATGTGCATGGATGTGAGATTCATATTGTTGATTCCATTGCTGAAGCAGCCCTGGCTCAGTGCATGCTCTTTTAAGTTTGTAGCTGCATTGAAAGATGCATGTGAAGAGACTGTCACACAATTTGTAGTTTTGTACTTAAAGGATGTCTCAGCAGCTCAAGAAGGAGCAAAGATCATTTCTTCATACTTGAAGAGCTGTAACAACTAACGAGCAGTACTTGAGAACAATGGCGACCATGGTGGGTGGTGCATTCATTTTTCCCCTATTGTTTGTGGTCATTTTAATTAGATCAGCATTTGTAACTAGATATGGACCCAAAAGCTTTGTTTGCTGGGTACACAGAAATTTATATCAGGAGACACTTATGATTCAAAATGGTTAAATCACTTATAGCATGTTTGCTTTAGTGTCTGTTTTGATAAGAATCGCATAAATGATTGAGAAGCTGCTCACAATAGCTTATTGTTGTATGCAATTTTTATGTCATATGTGGTTTCTTATCTACCTTCTAAACATGCACTTAAACGAACTTGTGAATGTCTTTTAAGTTTTGATCAGCTGATCTGTTAGGGTTCCAAATGGAGGGGGGCGTAGGTAGCGCCTGGAATCTTAGCTGAGATTGAGTGTGGGCCTGCGATGAAATCTGGGTAATTCTGTTTGGGCCTAGTCAACTTGTGGGCCTAGTCAGACATACCTACATCACGCACAACGAAAACGGGGCTAGAACCAACACCATCACAACCTATAAAGTCAATGGAGGGAGCAATTTTCAAAGGAGCCCATAATGTGTGACAAGAGAGaactttatatattatatatatgttatcttctactttgttttcctcttcctccttcatGTGTCAAAATCATAGACATGTAGAAGGGAATTCTCGCCCTGGTTCGCTCCGTTCCTTCACTGTATaccttaaaaataatttttttttataaataagtaTGATCCTCCTCCGTCCaatattataagtcacattttctaaaataaaaattgtcccaaaatataagtcactctccaattaggggtggaaataggccaggCGGCTTGTCAGGGGCCTATGGCTTGGCTCGTTAGAGGCTCGGCTCGACTCGGCTCGTTTATTAACAAGGTCAGGTTTAGGCTTTTTTAAAAGCTTGATTAATTAAAAAGGCCAGGCCCAAACTATTAAAAAAACCTATTTGGCCTAACAGGCCGgcctatttatatattatttttattaataatataaataaatatactataataatatattatttgattttttttaaacttatgtatactttagtataaaaaaaaaccctaagtTCCTACCCTAACCTAAATTAGAAAGGTTCAAGACATATTCAACATAGCACATCATCAGCCGCACAGGACGCAGGCTGCAGCCAGCCACCATTGCCGGTCTGCCGCTGCCAAGTCCACCTCTCCTCCAAACCGCAAGTCACCACTCACCACCACCGTTTTACAAGAATTGCAGGtgtctatttttatttaaaaagaaagtgcaatgatatataaaaggctTATTAGCCCGCCAGCCTAATGACATTCTTTTGATATAATTGtctgttaaataggcttttaagcAGGCTTGTAGGCCAGGCCAGGCCTTAGAAAAGGCCAGACCAAGCCgtaaaatttggcctattgataggCCACAGGCCAGGCTTGGGCCACGAAAAAAGAATGCAGGCCAGGCCTAGGCCACGCAAAGCTCGGCTCGGcccggcctatttccacccctatctCCAATATATATGAAGCATTAATTAAAACTTTTCATATTTACCCTCATATTTTATATGATAGAGATAATGTGATTTTAACAACTTTTAACTTGAAAAGAGAAATTgatgggtaatctaggaaagtaaataatattttttacaaatttattgcttgcAACTATTTTCTTAATTCTAGAGAATTAGGTAAATGTAACTTATAAATTGTGACAAAGGGAGTAAtaataaggcttaaatatgtttttggtccctcaaaATATATCATAtgttgattttagtcccttctTTAATACACATTGATACTACATGATGGATTCCCAAAATCTGAACACCTTCCTCTTGTCTCAAGCGTGCAGCAAACAGCTCAATGCAGCGACGCCGACGACGGAGGAGGAGCACGGCGGAAAATCCCTCTCTCTCTTCCATTCTCCCCGACGAGTTGGTTGAAGCAATTTTACTGAGACTACCGGTGAGTTCTCTTCTCCGATTCAAATGCGTCTCCAAATTGTGGTTATCTCTAATTTCCAATCCCCAATTTGCGAAATCCCAATTTGACCTAGCTGCTTCACCCACCCACCGTCTCCTCCTCAATTGCACTGACGATTCCCAAATCCAATCCCTAGACATTGAATCATCACCACCCAACGATGATGAATCTGCAGCAGTGCTCAATTACACCTATGTTAACATGTTTTATCGCTTCATCACTAGTCTTGAGGTTCTGGGTTCTTGCAGAGGGTTTCTGCTTTTCCTTTTACCCAATTTTCCACCTGATTACATTGTGTGTAATCCAGCAACGGGTGTTCAAAGACGAATTCGATCGACCCGTTTTCGTTATTCTAATTATCTGTATGGTATTGGGTATGATGAATCAACTGATGATTACTTGTTAGTTGCTATAACATCGTGTCATTTTTGGCCTACAATTGAGCTTTTTTCTTTGAGA
This is a stretch of genomic DNA from Lotus japonicus ecotype B-129 chromosome 1, LjGifu_v1.2. It encodes these proteins:
- the LOC130728205 gene encoding uncharacterized protein LOC130728205 isoform X1 → MKNMIPPIQSSMPSPTFLWRFKVTLFLIWGCTCCKIGWDSVMRMDANLRDLFLYEAFLYYNPLLLMTMMVWLWGVNLWVFLQSNVSYTKIFDLDQNHLTHNEIWKCSTWMTIIVPTSMTAYLYLYSHGEVKLAASQPVLLYICVSVILIFPFDIFYLSSRYFFLRTLLRIAFPLQPITFPDFFVADILTSMAKVFSDLERSVCRMVNRQVATIAWLEADSVCGSHSVAIPMVLVLPYIWRLLQCLRQYKDTREKNCLFNALKYSTAVPVIFLSALKYHVFPEKWTTLYRPLWLLSSVINSLYSFYWDITRDWDLSGFSRIFKFNKPSLVSNLFHGRQWIYFWAIGSNFILRCSWTYKLSAHLRHNYLTVFAITLMEMLRRFQWVFFRVENEWNKITRSGVQLTEIPREEEKLLGSNNHDV
- the LOC130728205 gene encoding uncharacterized protein LOC130728205 isoform X2 — translated: MKNMIPPIQSSMPSPTFLWRFKVTLFLIWGCTCCKIGWDSVMRMDANLRDLFLYEAFLYYNPLLLMTMMVWLWGVNLWVFLQSNVSYTKIFDLDQNHLTHNEIWKCSTWMTIIVPTSMTAYLYLYSHGEVKLAASQPVLLYICVSVILIFPFDIFYLSSRYFFLRTLLRIAFPLQPITFPDFFVADILTSMAKVFSDLERSVCRMVNRQVATIAWLEADSVCGSHSVAIPMVLVLPYIWRLLQCLRQYKDTREKNCLFNVAFPAYSSSTNQV
- the LOC130728206 gene encoding F-box/kelch-repeat protein At3g06240-like: MQRRRRRRRSTAENPSLSSILPDELVEAILLRLPVSSLLRFKCVSKLWLSLISNPQFAKSQFDLAASPTHRLLLNCTDDSQIQSLDIESSPPNDDESAAVLNYTYVNMFYRFITSLEVLGSCRGFLLFLLPNFPPDYIVCNPATGVQRRIRSTRFRYSNYLYGIGYDESTDDYLLVAITSCHFWPTIELFSLRTNVPFSLRLKGKYRYINLKFDCRSGLFLNGSLHWLVTVTSSDTNPRVLLAFDLVSKSLSEIALSPGLALELNKGSYCLREMRGCVGLCYSGYGEMAEIWIMKEYKVQSSWTKIVLSYDILSAPRFFPICFTKCGDVFGSNVDGRLLRLNNEGKTIAFWPPGESKYRSLYSCMYTASLLSLPS